Proteins encoded within one genomic window of Thermoleophilaceae bacterium:
- a CDS encoding MlaD family protein, translating into MKTAIRKHLGDFVAIIALVAIAAGVGGYILSNQRLRFPIIEEEPFQLRAAFKDAQAVIPGQGQTVRVAGVKVGSIGKVELEDGRAIITMDLDPGNEELVHSDATLLLRPRTGLKDMFLELDPGSKGAPVLEEHQMLPVENTAPDIDPDEVLAALDRDTRDYLKLLISGAGKGLDGRAEDLRETLKRFEPLHRDVAAVTEAIAERREQLARLVHNYSELTNELADKDGELARLVAASERVFSAFASEEQNVSATVAKLPSALRQTESTLVKVEDLGRELGPALDSLRPAFRQLDETNAEVLPFVREAAPILEDRIRPFVRRARPYLDDLRPAAENLADAAPELTESFRGLNRFFNIGAHNPNGAEPVSGDLPADLDRDEGYLFWLGWTGQITNSLFSVSDAFSSFRRANFLASCSTLQQTVVGEAPELEALFNLSDIFDDPDLCGGTVP; encoded by the coding sequence ATGAAGACGGCGATCCGCAAGCACCTGGGCGACTTCGTCGCGATCATCGCGCTCGTGGCCATCGCTGCCGGCGTGGGCGGCTACATCCTCTCCAACCAGCGTTTGCGCTTCCCGATCATCGAGGAGGAGCCGTTCCAGCTGCGCGCGGCGTTCAAGGACGCCCAGGCCGTGATCCCGGGCCAGGGCCAGACCGTGCGCGTGGCCGGCGTCAAGGTCGGGTCGATCGGCAAGGTCGAGCTCGAGGACGGCCGGGCGATCATCACGATGGACCTCGATCCGGGCAACGAGGAGCTCGTGCACTCGGACGCCACGCTGCTGCTGCGCCCGCGCACCGGCCTGAAGGACATGTTCCTCGAGCTCGATCCCGGCTCGAAGGGCGCGCCGGTGCTCGAGGAGCACCAGATGCTCCCGGTCGAGAACACGGCCCCGGACATCGACCCGGACGAGGTCCTGGCGGCCCTGGACCGCGACACCCGCGACTACCTGAAGCTGCTGATCTCCGGCGCGGGCAAGGGCCTCGACGGCCGCGCGGAGGACCTGCGCGAGACGCTCAAGCGCTTCGAGCCGCTGCACCGCGACGTCGCGGCGGTCACCGAGGCCATCGCCGAGCGCCGCGAGCAGCTCGCCCGGCTGGTGCACAACTACTCGGAGCTCACCAACGAGCTGGCGGACAAGGACGGCGAGCTGGCCCGGCTCGTGGCCGCCTCCGAGCGCGTCTTCAGCGCGTTCGCCTCCGAGGAGCAGAACGTGTCGGCCACCGTGGCCAAGCTGCCCTCCGCGCTGCGCCAGACCGAGAGCACGCTGGTGAAGGTCGAGGACCTGGGGAGGGAGCTCGGCCCGGCGCTGGACTCGCTGCGGCCCGCCTTCCGCCAGCTCGACGAGACCAACGCCGAGGTGCTGCCGTTCGTGCGCGAGGCGGCGCCGATCCTCGAGGACCGGATCCGGCCGTTCGTGCGGCGCGCGCGCCCCTACCTCGACGACCTGCGGCCCGCCGCCGAGAACCTCGCGGACGCCGCGCCCGAGCTCACGGAGTCGTTCCGGGGCCTCAACCGCTTCTTCAACATCGGCGCGCACAACCCGAACGGCGCCGAGCCCGTCTCGGGCGACCTCCCGGCCGACCTCGACCGCGACGAGGGCTACCTGTTCTGGCTCGGCTGGACCGGGCAGATCACCAACTCGCTGTTCTCGGTCTCGGACGCCTTCTCCAGCTTCCGGCGCGCGAACTTCCTGGCGAGCTGCTCCACGCTTCAGCAGACGGTCGTGGGCGAGGCGCCCGAGCTGGAGGCGCTGTTCAACCTCTCGGACATCTTCGACGACCCCGACCTCTGCGGGGGGACGGTGCCGTAA
- a CDS encoding MlaD family protein has translation MSIFGRRSRHRLHRGVNPFAIGLIAVVLVVMGSYFAYTRANPFSDPYELQAVFETANNLKSKSPVRIAGVEVGVVTAVESVGGDGETPAARVTMEIEDKGLPIHEDAELKVRPRIFLEGNFFVDLEPGSPSAPEAEDGHVIPSNQTASPVQFNELLAVLQSDVRADLQTFLQEYSEGLEGEGAEAFNASIEYWESAYRNSSLANEATLGTEEGDLSRLVRGQQETFRALARNEQALKDLITDFNVTAAAFAREDEALEATIPELRDVLEVGMPALASLNDTLPGVRAFARDALPGTRSSGPTIDASMPFVRQARRLVSEEELKGLVDDLRPTVPALARLNRDSIPLFEQQRLLSSCTNEVLLPFATTPIPHPDLPAIDGMPFYQTGPRGLVGLAGESRLHDGNSPIQRAAFTVGAQEIAVTSDEGQRLFGTSLFPMLGARPVRPNRRPDARPDVPCETQEPPNMNAVSGQVEQNVEPQPQVTAASRERRAEVADALDKLTRHVRDAARGLPTIDPLRFSDLGLELQAEELGLEPLANGGYRVLEDLEELGG, from the coding sequence ATGAGCATCTTCGGCCGCCGCAGCCGCCACCGCCTTCACCGCGGCGTCAACCCGTTCGCGATCGGGCTGATCGCGGTCGTGCTGGTGGTCATGGGCAGCTACTTCGCCTACACGCGCGCCAACCCGTTCTCCGACCCGTACGAGCTCCAGGCGGTGTTCGAGACGGCCAACAACCTCAAGTCCAAGTCGCCGGTGCGGATCGCGGGCGTGGAGGTGGGCGTGGTCACCGCGGTCGAGTCGGTCGGGGGCGACGGCGAGACGCCCGCCGCCCGGGTGACGATGGAGATCGAGGACAAGGGCCTGCCGATCCACGAGGACGCCGAGCTCAAGGTGCGGCCGCGCATCTTCCTCGAGGGCAACTTCTTCGTGGACCTGGAGCCGGGCTCGCCGTCCGCGCCCGAGGCCGAGGACGGGCACGTCATCCCCTCGAACCAGACCGCCTCGCCGGTGCAGTTCAACGAGCTGCTCGCGGTGCTCCAGTCAGACGTGCGCGCCGACCTCCAGACGTTCCTGCAGGAGTACTCGGAGGGCTTGGAGGGCGAGGGGGCCGAGGCCTTCAACGCCTCGATCGAGTACTGGGAGAGCGCCTACCGCAACTCCTCGCTGGCCAACGAGGCCACGCTCGGCACCGAGGAGGGCGACCTCTCGCGGCTCGTGCGCGGGCAGCAGGAGACCTTCCGTGCGCTGGCCCGCAACGAGCAGGCGCTGAAGGACCTCATCACCGACTTCAACGTCACCGCCGCGGCCTTCGCACGCGAGGACGAGGCGCTGGAGGCCACCATCCCCGAGCTGCGCGACGTGCTCGAGGTCGGCATGCCGGCGCTGGCGTCGCTCAACGACACCCTCCCCGGCGTGCGTGCCTTCGCCCGCGACGCGCTGCCGGGCACGCGCTCGTCGGGTCCCACGATCGATGCCTCGATGCCGTTCGTGCGCCAGGCGCGCCGACTCGTCTCCGAGGAGGAGCTCAAGGGCCTGGTGGACGACCTGCGGCCCACGGTTCCCGCGCTCGCGCGGCTCAACCGCGACTCGATCCCGCTGTTCGAGCAGCAGCGCCTGCTGAGCTCCTGCACGAACGAGGTGCTGCTGCCCTTCGCCACCACGCCCATCCCGCATCCGGATCTTCCGGCGATCGACGGCATGCCCTTCTACCAGACGGGCCCGCGCGGGCTCGTCGGGCTCGCGGGTGAGAGCCGGCTGCACGACGGCAACTCGCCGATCCAGCGCGCCGCGTTCACGGTCGGTGCGCAGGAGATCGCCGTGACCAGCGACGAGGGCCAGCGGCTGTTCGGCACCTCCCTCTTCCCGATGCTCGGTGCGCGGCCGGTGCGCCCCAACCGCCGCCCGGACGCCCGTCCGGACGTCCCGTGTGAGACGCAGGAGCCGCCCAACATGAACGCGGTCAGCGGACAGGTGGAGCAGAACGTCGAGCCGCAGCCGCAGGTGACCGCCGCCAGCCGGGAGCGCCGCGCCGAGGTGGCCGACGCGCTCGACAAGCTCACCCGCCACGTGCGCGACGCCGCGCGCGGCCTGCCCACGATCGACCCGCTGCGCTTCAGCGACCTGGGGCTGGAGCTGCAGGCCGAGGAGCTCGGGCTGGAGCCGCTGGCCAACGGCGGCTACCGGGTGCTCGAGGACCTCGAGGAGCTGGGCGGATGA
- a CDS encoding MlaD family protein, whose translation MSRRPTASIVASPVLVGAVTVLVTIVAVFLAYNANAGLPFVPTYDVRAQIPSGANLIVGNEVRVGGFRVGLVDEIEPARVMRDGELRSVAVVSMKLDQVVEPLPADTTIDVRPRSVLGLKYVELTRGSGSRPLTAGATIPLREDDSRPIEIDDFLGTFDGDTRDAARASTEGFGNTFAGRGQSINIAIAELRPFFTHLEPVMRNLSDPGTELDEFFRQIGNVSRQVVPVAAVQAQLFTNMADTFEAFSRSPRALQATIEKAPAALESGIRSFPVQRPFLADFARLSRKLRPAAQELPRSLPAIVDAFRVGRPIVRRSVELNEDTEDVFAELEDLAAMPTTQLALDDLDELVTVTRPLLEYVAPYQTVCNYTNYFFYGIGNVFAKGVPGGTAFNSLLNSANRTQDNRPSDFPADRPADVPVEVDSQEVTDPTGEPLTKLLAQPYGPAIDAAGSADCETGQWGYLERLGEGRYGPVAEPEFDTTTNSGGSSPVVATNTPGLAGPTFTGVPSLGAVDEQLRQLGFEVPE comes from the coding sequence ATGAGCCGCCGCCCGACAGCCTCCATCGTTGCCAGCCCGGTGCTGGTCGGGGCGGTCACCGTGCTCGTCACGATCGTGGCGGTCTTCCTCGCCTACAACGCCAACGCCGGCCTGCCGTTCGTGCCCACCTACGACGTGCGCGCCCAGATCCCCAGCGGCGCCAACCTCATCGTCGGCAACGAGGTGCGGGTCGGCGGCTTCCGCGTGGGGCTCGTGGACGAGATCGAGCCGGCCAGGGTCATGCGCGACGGCGAGCTGCGCTCGGTGGCGGTGGTGTCGATGAAGCTCGACCAGGTGGTCGAGCCGCTGCCGGCGGACACCACCATCGATGTGCGCCCACGCTCGGTGCTCGGCCTGAAGTACGTGGAGCTCACGCGCGGCAGCGGCAGCCGGCCGCTCACGGCCGGCGCCACCATCCCCCTGCGCGAGGATGACAGCCGCCCGATCGAGATCGACGACTTCCTGGGCACGTTCGACGGCGACACGCGCGACGCCGCGCGCGCGTCCACCGAGGGCTTCGGCAACACCTTCGCCGGGCGCGGCCAGTCGATCAACATCGCGATCGCCGAGCTGCGGCCGTTCTTCACCCATCTCGAGCCGGTCATGCGCAACCTCTCCGACCCCGGCACGGAGCTGGACGAGTTCTTCCGCCAGATCGGCAACGTGTCGCGCCAGGTCGTGCCCGTGGCCGCGGTGCAGGCGCAGCTCTTCACGAACATGGCGGACACGTTCGAGGCGTTCAGCCGCAGCCCGCGCGCGCTGCAGGCCACGATCGAGAAGGCCCCCGCGGCGCTGGAGTCCGGCATCCGCAGCTTCCCCGTGCAGCGGCCCTTCCTCGCCGACTTCGCCCGCCTGTCGCGGAAGCTGCGCCCAGCGGCCCAGGAGCTGCCGCGCTCGCTGCCGGCGATCGTGGACGCCTTCCGCGTGGGCCGCCCGATCGTGCGCCGCAGCGTGGAGCTCAACGAGGACACCGAGGACGTGTTCGCCGAGCTCGAGGACCTCGCCGCGATGCCCACCACGCAGCTCGCGCTCGACGACCTCGACGAGCTCGTCACGGTCACGCGCCCGCTGCTCGAGTACGTCGCGCCGTACCAGACGGTCTGCAACTACACGAACTACTTCTTCTACGGCATCGGCAACGTCTTCGCCAAGGGCGTGCCCGGCGGCACCGCGTTCAACTCGCTGCTCAACTCCGCCAACCGCACGCAGGACAACCGCCCGAGCGATTTCCCGGCCGACCGCCCGGCGGACGTGCCGGTGGAGGTGGACTCCCAGGAGGTCACCGATCCCACTGGCGAGCCGCTCACGAAGCTGCTGGCCCAGCCCTACGGGCCCGCCATCGACGCCGCCGGCAGCGCCGACTGCGAGACCGGGCAGTGGGGCTACCTCGAGCGGCTCGGCGAGGGGCGCTACGGGCCCGTGGCGGAGCCTGAGTTCGACACCACGACCAACTCGGGCGGCTCGAGCCCCGTCGTCGCGACCAACACGCCGGGGCTCGCCGGCCCGACCTTCACCGGGGTGCCCAGCCTCGGCGCCGTGGACGAGCAGCTCCGGCAGCTCGGATTCGAGGTGCCCGAATGA
- a CDS encoding MlaD family protein: MRRFLAIGLLVVAGAAAVVLSGQGGEDDVKTYYAQFDNAFGVVEGGDLRVSGVTAGQTVDLEVDDSGERPLARVELEITEPGFDSLRADATCEVRQQSLIGEYFVDCQPGSDRRELPDGATVPVEQTSSTIPTDVVNNVLRRPYRDRFRLILSELGTGLAGRPEDIQEVLKRAHPGLRETSRTLQILERQTETIQDFITDSDIVVAELEQRKQDVARWVEEAGQTAEISATRREQLATQFRRFPRFLDELEPTMVRLADLTDEQIPLLRDLRRAAPSLEAFLEELGPFSEASRPAFRSLGRAARVGNRALDRSQEEVETLSQLAEDAGPLGKSLRQFLQTLDTRARAINKDPRANDTDPPAPDPTNIPDGQRSGFTGFENIWNYFYWQPLAINAFDQLGHILRVIGFESHCAPYTTDPSAEDQHECASHLGPYQPGLHEAADGVVDPDPTDLNDDGIPDEFAGQFQPAEAPGAGSRDSDREAAGRGAQPRGGPEAKAKPGEPDPSQPQIVLPPSLNELVDRLTGLAQGNDAERRDGRAPAAPGGGAQQLLDFLLAP; the protein is encoded by the coding sequence ATGCGCCGCTTCCTCGCCATCGGGCTGCTCGTCGTCGCCGGCGCCGCTGCCGTCGTCCTCTCCGGCCAGGGCGGCGAAGATGACGTGAAGACCTACTACGCCCAGTTCGACAACGCCTTCGGCGTGGTCGAGGGCGGCGACCTGCGCGTGAGCGGCGTGACCGCCGGGCAGACGGTGGACCTCGAGGTGGACGACTCCGGCGAGCGCCCGCTCGCGCGCGTGGAGCTCGAGATCACCGAGCCGGGCTTCGACTCGCTGCGCGCGGACGCCACGTGCGAGGTGCGCCAGCAATCGCTGATCGGGGAGTACTTCGTGGACTGCCAGCCCGGCAGCGACCGGAGGGAGCTGCCGGACGGCGCCACCGTGCCGGTGGAGCAGACGAGCTCCACGATCCCGACCGACGTGGTCAACAACGTCCTCCGGCGGCCCTACCGCGACCGCTTCCGGCTCATCCTCTCCGAGCTCGGCACCGGCCTGGCCGGGCGGCCGGAGGACATCCAGGAGGTGCTCAAGCGCGCCCATCCCGGCCTGCGCGAGACCAGCCGGACGCTTCAGATCCTGGAGCGCCAGACGGAGACGATCCAGGACTTCATCACCGACTCCGACATCGTGGTCGCGGAGCTCGAGCAGCGCAAGCAGGACGTGGCGCGCTGGGTGGAGGAAGCGGGCCAGACCGCGGAGATCTCCGCCACCCGCCGCGAGCAGCTCGCCACCCAGTTCCGGCGCTTCCCGCGCTTCCTGGACGAGCTCGAGCCCACCATGGTGCGGCTCGCCGACCTCACGGACGAGCAGATCCCGCTGCTGCGCGACCTGCGCCGGGCGGCGCCGTCGCTGGAGGCGTTCCTCGAGGAGCTCGGGCCGTTCTCCGAGGCGTCGCGGCCGGCGTTCCGCTCGCTCGGCCGCGCCGCCCGGGTGGGCAACCGGGCGCTGGATCGCAGCCAGGAGGAGGTCGAGACGCTGTCCCAGCTCGCGGAGGATGCCGGCCCGCTCGGCAAGTCGCTGCGGCAGTTCCTCCAGACTCTCGACACCCGCGCCCGCGCCATCAACAAGGACCCGCGCGCGAACGACACCGACCCGCCCGCTCCGGACCCCACCAACATCCCGGACGGCCAGCGCTCGGGCTTCACCGGCTTCGAGAACATCTGGAACTACTTCTACTGGCAGCCGCTGGCCATCAACGCGTTCGACCAGCTCGGCCACATCCTGCGCGTGATCGGCTTCGAGAGCCACTGCGCCCCGTACACGACCGATCCCAGCGCGGAGGACCAGCACGAGTGCGCCTCCCACCTCGGGCCCTACCAGCCCGGCCTGCACGAGGCGGCGGACGGCGTGGTGGACCCCGATCCCACCGACCTCAACGACGACGGCATCCCGGACGAGTTCGCGGGTCAGTTCCAGCCCGCGGAGGCGCCGGGGGCCGGCTCGCGTGACTCCGACCGTGAGGCGGCCGGCCGCGGTGCCCAGCCCCGCGGCGGGCCGGAGGCGAAGGCGAAGCCGGGCGAGCCGGACCCGTCGCAGCCGCAGATTGTGCTGCCGCCTTCGCTGAACGAGCTCGTCGACCGCCTCACCGGTCTCGCGCAGGGCAACGACGCCGAGCGCCGCGACGGCCGCGCCCCGGCCGCGCCGGGTGGCGGCGCCCAGCAGCTCCTCGACTTCCTCCTCGCACCATGA